A genomic window from Anticarsia gemmatalis isolate Benzon Research Colony breed Stoneville strain chromosome 24, ilAntGemm2 primary, whole genome shotgun sequence includes:
- the LOC142983663 gene encoding uncharacterized protein LOC142983663: MNYHYCFTILLMMFYLQIGDTKNKIVKKRTRKSFPDHWVEHVLHQSRRAESGRRDYKPLQRARGYPYIPNYAYEGYWAATVSTTQNVSQSTPGTLNCGAQCAPVFSSFGKICARNKDYEYKTFENYCAMKSADCLEIEDWKVVHLKECGDYLNKK; this comes from the exons ATGAATTATCATTATTGTTTCACAATTTTACTGATGA tGTTTTACCTTCAAATTGGCGACACTAAGAACAAAATAGTAAAGAAACGTACACGAAAATCATTTCCTGATCATTGGGTTGAGCACGTTCTCCACCAATCACGGAGAGCAGAAAGCGGACGACGGGATTATAAGCCCTTACAAAG GGCACGTGGGTACCCCTACATACCGAACTACGCCTATGAGGGTTATTGGGCTGCTACTGTATCAACGACGCAAAATGTATCACAGAGCACTCCAGGAACATTAAATTGTGGAGCTCAATGTGCACCTGTATTTTCGAG ttttgGTAAAATATGTGCTCGAAACAAAGACTACGAAtacaaaacatttgaaaattacTGCGCTATGAAGTCAGCTGACTGTTTGGAAATTGAAG ATTGGAAAGTGGTTCATTTAAAAGAATGCGGGGACtacttgaataaaaaatag